AAAAATTCTAACTGTAAAGAGTAGGGGATGGGTATCAACTAAACAACTAATATTAGTTATTTAGTGGGTACCTTGATATATTATTCCTAGTCCTAACCCTATTCAATCTTTTCATTATCAGCAGAATAATTAATCATAAAAGGTTCTGTTTATAGCTAAATATCTATAAATATTTGCTCTTTCCGGGGGATTTTTTGTATATTCGCACAATCAATTGCATATATGCAATTGATAATATAAATAACTATGCGAAAAAAAAATACAGAAATCATCCGTGCATTGCTCGGCAAATACCACTATAAAGTGTTTACCGAACAAGAGTTCTTTGTATTATGGCAAAGTACAAATTCTATAGATGGTTTCCGGAGCTATACCAAAGACAAATTAACAGAGCGACTGTCAGAAGCTAAAATCATTGATTCCGTTACTATGACGGACTTAAATAGAAGAAACTACCAAGTTTACGGTATTCCTGAAAAGAATCCGGATATATTCGACTATGCAGCCGCTCGCTCACGTGCTTCGTACTTCAGCTTTTATACCGCACTCTTTATACACAATCTGACTTTGCAGATACCCAAACATATTTATCTGACTTTTGAGAGGGGAGAACGCGCAGCCGTACAAAACACCATCACTCAGGAAGCCATCGACCAAGCATTTAGCAAACCGCCCAGGCAGACAAACAACTCCCGAAATTGTAAAGGGTATATGGTCCACCAAATAATCGGGCAAAGCAACCACCGGTTAGGGGTAGTCCCATACCGGGGAAATCTGGCGGTCACGGATTTAGAGAGGACACTTATCGACGTTGTAACCCGTCCTTTTTATGCAGGCGGTGTAACTCAGGTTATCGAAGCATTCAGGAATGCGAAAGAGAATGTCGATATCAAGAAATTATTATCTTATTATCAAAAGATGGATTTTATATATCCTTATCATCAGGCAATCGGCTTTTATATGGAAAAAGCCGGTTATGAAGAATCTGATTTTGCTCCACTGGCAGAGATGGAGCAAAAATTCAGGTTCTACCTATCTTATAATATACGTTTCAAGGAGCTTTCGGACCGATGGAAGCTGTATTATCCGAAAGGTCTTTAAAAGGATTGATCAGGTCTTTCACAAAATCGAAATAATAATCATAGTCTTGCAGTTCTTGATCACTGTTAATCGTCTGCTTAACAACGTCCCAGTTGGCCCGATTCCTCTCCCGAAGATCTTCAAAGTCTTTTAAGAATGACAAGGGAACCCGTTTAGCTCCGAAGATATTCCGAAACAAATCATCGGTCAAATTCAACTGGGCAAAATGCTGCGTAATCATCCATATATCATAAAGATCTCTCGCCCTCTCTTTAGGTCGGGCAGAATTCACGATATCTTTATACTTATCCATTGTCTGGCACAGGGCTCTTACTTTCTCGATCAAAATCATCTCCGGTGTGTACACCCTCAGAATCAGACCGTCTATATCCTTATTGACAGCTCCATCCACATATTCATAAGAACTTATATCTACCGTATAACGGGTAGATTGATCATTCACTTTTATAGAGTTCCTGCGAATGGCGCCTATGTCTTCACCGAACTGATCGAACTTCTCTTTTTCTATCAGTTTAAACTCCAGCATATATCCTTTCCATTCAGGAATGCTACCACTTTTAGGTTTCTGGATGAATTTCACATCATAAGCCACTAAACCTATTTGGGCAAACTCATTGTTCAGCAGTTCTCCGAACACCCGTGTCAACCGGTCAAAATCCTTTTCGGAAAACTCTCTCTCCATCGAGAAATCAATGTCAATAGACCCCCTGTTAATAATATCGTAAGCAAGTTGCAAAGCATTGCCACCCTTCAGCACCAGACCTTGCATCAGGATATCATCAGCCATCAAAGCGCGCAAAGTCAGTCTTTTTATATCATCAATATTTGCCATTCAAATGCAGATTTAAAATAAGGATGCTAAATTACAACTTAAATAGCACAACTCAAAAAACCAGCACAGTATTCTATGCAAGAGGTAAATAAATGGTTTGCCGACCACCTGGATAAAGCTGCGCGGAGCAAACCCAGAGAAGACTATTTCAAGGACACTATAGAATGGTAAATCGTTGATTCTAACTATTAACTAAAATTAGTTTTTTAGTTTCCACTAAAACACTAATTTTGCATCAACAACTAAAGCACTTATTTTAGTGATTTAGTATCACTTCAAAATATATAATACTATGGCAAAGGTAATAGCAATCATTAATCACAAAGGCGGTGTCGGCAAGACCGCAACCACCGCCAACTTAGGCGCTGCACTAAAGATGCGTGGGCACAAGGTGCTACTCGTTGACATGGATGCACAAGCCAACCTTACGGAAAGCCTAGGCATTTCTACCGAACTGGATAACACGATTTACCAGGCAATGAGAGGGAAGATGCCATTGCCGATCATCAAGAACGAAGACGGACTGGATATCGTGCCGTCGTGTCTGGATATGTCGGCCATCGAAATGGAAATCATTCAAAAGTACGCACGGGAGCAGATTGTTCATAAGCTGATTGAACCTATCCGGAATGATTACGATTATATCTTGATTGATTGTCCGCCATCTCTCTCAATCCTCACAATTAATGCCATGACCGCAGCGAATTGCGTTATTATACCGGTGGAAGCCGAATATCTGGCAATGAGAGGCATGGGACGTTTGACAAACGTTATCAATGATGTAAAGTGCAATATGAATCCGGGGCTGTATATTGCCGGGATATTGATTACCCTATATGACGGCCGGAAGAATTTTAATCAAGATATCCGGGATATTATTCGTGAAACATTTCAGGGTGACGTATTCGATACGGCCATCCGCAATAATGTTTCGATAGGGGAAGCTACAGCAGCCAAGCATGATATATTCCATTATGCACCCAAATCATCCGGAGCTGAAGACTATAACGCTTTTTGTGAAGAGTTTCTGGAACGAGAAAGTAAAAGAATCAATTAAAGAAATTTTGTATGGCAAATAAAAGAGGAAATTTGAAAGACAGCATGAAAGAAGGGTTAAGCGCTCTTGTTAACCCAACAGTACCCGTGAATACTCGCGAAGCTGAAGAACCTGCACCTGTTGAGAAGAAGAGATACAAGACGTGCAACTATGTAACAGACCCCTCTCACCACAGAAGGCTAAAGAACTATGCCACAGATAACGGCATGACACTGCTCGAAGCATTCAACGAAGCGATTGACCTTTATCTGAACGATAAAGGCGAAAGATACCAATAAGAAAGATTTATTATACACTAAAAAGTCTTGTTTTGGGTCAACTTACATATCTATTTACACCATAAGAATATAGGAATATGAAGACTAATATTTTGTGTATTTTTGCGTTTCTTCTATTTATGTATGGTTGTACAAGCAAACAGAGGAAAGAAGCGGTTATCAATAGTAAAAACGATACTACGCAGATTGATGTGATTACTAATTATGAATTAGAGGATTGTAACCTCCTATATACTGAAGCACTGCCCTCAAATTATCAGGGAACGGAAATATCCATGAATACAGAATATAAGAGTTATCCATCTGATATACGATACTTATCGATATATGTTTATAACCCAACTAATACCGTTCTTGATTTCGGTAGAGACTGGATTATTGAAATATGGGATGGGAATAAATGGGAATCACCTAAGATGAAAAAAGATTTAATCTGGTTTAGTGATGGTTTCTCTATCCCCAAAACACATATCGTTTATTGTTTCAGATATCCAATAGCAGAGTACTATATTTTATCAAAAGGGAAATACCGCATAATTAAGACATTCCACCAAGATATGAAAGAAGTCCAACTAAAGGCAGAATTTAAGATTGAATAATGCAATCCTTATAAGGATACTAGCATATCAAAATCTTCTTTCAAATAAAATCACCCCTGCAGTGCAGGAGTGATTTTATTCTTCATACATTTAACAATGCTTTATTTTATTGATTAATACGGAGTTAAAAATAAAGCGTTGTTTATATTATCTGCCAAGACATATACACCTACATTTTTATTATTGATTTTACCACCTGCCTCGTGAATACCAAGAATATCATAATCATCAGAATATACAATACCACCACTATCACCACCTTGGCTATTATAATAAGCAACCGTACAACCACCTATAGAAACTTGCATTCCACTCATTTGACCGCTCGCAGTGTAATTTACCATAGCAACCTTACCAGAACTGGTATTATACTTGCCGCTCATATGTGCAGTCTGGCCTTCTGTTAAATAATCAGTGGTAGAATTTAGATAATACATAGTGTTATAAATCATAGTACCACAGGTGTAACCACTATTTAAAGAACAAAAGGCTGCATCTACTTTACCTCCAATCTGTAATCTTTGACAACGCCCAATAACAGTGGTTGTCTCCCCAAGGTATAAATCGGCACCTTGATTCTTCATTACATGACCTGAAACTACAACACCATCCATACCATTATACCGTGCTCTGTAACCAACAGAACCATAAGAATTCACGCCACCAATAAAACCATTTGCTATTGGACTGCCTGGTTTAATTTCTGAATGAAATTGAAGCGGCTCACTCTTCTCAAATCTTATAGCTGGAGAATCAACTATTTTTGCTTTAAATTTTGCAATATTAGTGTCAGAGATATCACTCAACTGAACTATTACTTTATTCTCGCTATTTGATATACCAGCACCATTAAACTGTACATCCAATACCTCAGATTGGTTCTCCTCGTTACTGACGAAAGAAGTTATCTGCTCAACCACTCCATTTAATTCATTAAAAGAGTATTTGCATTTTAAGGTCTTAAAACCATCACCCTTACACCTTTGAACAAACTCACTTTTATCAGTGTTTTCACCCACTGTAAGAATCACTAATGAATCATTATCATTAATATATGCGCCTCCATAATAATCAGGATAAGCAACCATAGAAGTTCTAGAAACTTTGTTTCTAAACGATGCCATGAGGTTGGAAGCCAACTGATTTGCATTAGCATAATCGCCTTTAATACTCCTAGTATCAAGGGGAGTATTAATACCGGATTGAGTATCATCCAGTAAAGGATCAGACGTACATGATACCGCCATCATTCCAGCAGCAAGTATCAGAAAAAACACATTTCTTCTCATAAGCCTACAATTTAAAATAAAAACTAAATATTAAAAAACAACACACTTACAAATTAGGTATCTTGAATACTAATTATTTTACTACAAAATTAATGAAAAAACAAGCATAATCCGACAGAAAAAACGATTAAAGCGTACACATACCATCATTGGAAATCAATCATTTACACAAAAAACGTACTCATGGGAAATAATTCATCATAAATCCATTAACAGTATAATAGCTCACCAAGAGAATCGAATAGAACGGCTATTCATTATTGATGTGACAGTATGACTAAAATTGATTTTTGCATATGCGCTACAGCACAATTAAGAATTGAATACCTGCGTCTTGAAAAGAAGATGTTCAGGCCCTAACAAAGGTCAAAAGTTTATTAGGAAGGTATTTTTCTAGGAATCCTTGAATATGTCCTGTTTGACTTAAAATTCGGTTCATTGTTATGCGTATTTGATGATACCGGAAGATGTAACAGAGCTTATTTCTTTAGTAAGATTCCAGCTAATTAATATATTTAAGGATATCCTCTCAAATGCTTGTCTATACATAGCCACATAACCGACTGATAATCAGCATATGCTTGTATACGCAAAAGAAATATTCATTTGAACAATATTTAGTATTAATGGCTAACTTTATAGTAAACAAATTCAGTATTAACTAACAATAAAGATTATGAAAAAACAGTTCCTATTTTTGTTCCTATTACTAGGATTATGTGGCTGCGCAAACCAGTCTGTGAATGAAGATCAGGCAACGCCAGTCGAGAACAAGACCGTCACTGCTAAAACGGTTAAGGAGTATATTGAGAGTAATGAATTTATAGACATTCTTCCAGAGCAAGATCAGCAGGAAGCTGCAACCCGTTCCATCCAAGACCAGCAAGCTATAAATTATCAAATGATGGCTGTTATGTACCGTTTTTATAAACACTGCACAATGGATGATGCCGGTATTATAACCTGCCACATAACAAGCGGAGCAGAAATAAATGTATCAGAAGAAGCATTTGAAATGCGAATAAAAGAGATGAATTCATGGAATGACAGAATCAGAGAGAAAATTAGCAAAGGGATAAAGTACAAAGTAGTACGAATTGATGATAAATATTTTGAGAACCTTTTAAACTTTAAATAATATGAAAGCTAGAATATTATCTATTATACTATTGTCATTGATAAGTATATCTTTTGTCAAGGCACAATCTTACGTTTTTGGTTTCTCTTATAATAGAAACGTCACTTTCTCTAAAGGGTCAAGAACTGATTATCACATGGATAATGGAGAGGGTGGAAATATGATGGTTTGGTCTGTTCAAAATGGCAGCGCTTATGGGTTTGACCTTAGCCCTATTGTCGATGTCGATTATAGGCAACAATCTTATAGTGTTATCAGTGTGCCGGGAGGCGGTATAGCCAATGATGTATATGAACTCACCAAGACTAACAGAACTAAACCTTATTTTTGGAACATAAACTTTATTTTCCAATGGGACCAATACGCAGAATCAATAGATAGAAGTGTATATATTGCCTATAATGTTAATGACTGGAATCCGGACGATTACAAAGATATCTGGTCAAGAAAAACCAAAGAAGGACAGTCTCAACCTATCATAAAAAAATAACCAAAGAAATATTTCTATGCAAAGATCCCACAACCACTAGCAAACTAGTGGTTGTGGGATTGAAAATTAAAAATCCCCCTCACAAACATTAATCAATCTGGTAAATCTCCTTATTGCCAGTGTCTGCGTGAACGCAAAAATACAAATCAAGGCTTCGCCTTACCGCTGGTAGCTGCGTGCAACGCAAATCAACATCAAAGGCTCTGCCTTTACCGCTTTCCAAAGCGTTTTTTTTGGTTCTTTTTTTGGGGCGACTGCCAAAAAAAGAACTCACCCCACCGCTCGCCATTTCTTAAAAAATGTTATCAATCAATATCCCTTTCATTGTCGCCTTGCGTACCGTGTATGCCGTTCCACCATAAAAAGCCCCATCAAAACAAGCTAGCACCCTGCCGGCATATCTTAAAAGATAATCATTTCGTTTGGTAAAACAGCCCTCAAAATAAGTGTCTGACAAAATAACGGTTTCATCCGCTTCTTCTAATATTTGATAGTATCGTTTTTGGTCATTCAATGAAAAGCAGGCTTCTTGCCCCCTGAATGGTACAACAGCAATTAACCGCACACCATCGAATAAAGTTTTTAAGATATTCACTTGCTCGGCTGCCATCAGGTCAAAACCTTCACTCATGCCGCACAGATACGTATGATAGCCAGCAACACAAAGCGTATGTAAATGGGTACGGGTTCTCAAAGTAAGCATTTCAAGTATATGCTTATTATTACCTGCGGATGCTAAAATTCGGGGGGTACGATGCCCCGTAAATGCGACAGAATAAGCCTTTAACCACTGGTTGCGCTGTACTCTGCACTCTTGTAACGTGCTGCCCGTTGCCTTGAAATACTTCCCGTTCGGGTGCTCATATTGATAACGAAAAATCGTCTCTTCTCCGAAAAGGTCGGAAGTCGTCATTTGATAAGTTTCTACTCCTTGCATCTTGATATACTTTGTAAGAAGGGCGGGAAAAATCCCGCCTTTCTTTGATTCATCCTATACTATTCTACCCTCGTCTGAATAGCTGTAATATTTTTCACCCTCGTTACCTGCAATTATCACATGGTCAACTAAAGGAATATTCATCACTTTGCCTGCTTTGAAAGCCACTTCCGTTAAGCTGTCATCTTCTCTACTTGGGCGAATATTACCGGATGGGTGATTATGTACCATTATAAAAGAGGTTGCATCATATTGAACTGCCTGCTTCATTATTACCCTCATATCTGCCGCTGTTCCTGTTATACCACCGCATGATATACGTACTTTACGAATAACTTTAGAAGCCTGATTCAGCAATATAATCCAAAATTCTTCGGTCTCAATATCACATAGAACGGGGTACATGAGATTAAAAATATCTATGCTGCTACGAATACTTTTTCGTTCGTCTGCTCCTTCTCTCAATCTCTTATATAGTTCGATGGCTGCATAGGCTACTTTTTTACGGGCTGGTGTCAACGTCTCCAATAAGTCAGACAAAGAAAAATCTGTTAGCCCCATTGCATCATATTTGCGTTGTTCTTGTTTCATTTTCAGGCTGTCAGTTAAAGTATATACTAGTTCGCTGTTATCCATTACGCGGAAAGTATCATTAATTTCAAATATAGTTTTCATAGTCGTATCATTTTAATAAAGTTCTACCTAAAAAATAACCACCTAAAACGGATGCTCCGAAGCTTTCCAAAGCACACGCAAAACGAGCATAAGAAAAGCCCTTTGTTAGCACATCATCGAAAACAAGTACTTTTTTATGGTCAAAAAATGCTCGGTCAAAGCGGATTACCTGCACGCTTTCCACGCTCTTTCCGTTTTTTTTCTCATGAACTGCAAGGCGTGTACCTTCAATGCCTACATGGTTGTAACCGTTTATCGTCCCTGCCAAACGACAGACTTCTGCGGAAAAGTCTTTGTATCTCGTTGCATTCTTTTCAGGTGTGGATGCTGGAATACAACAAAATACAATATCTCCCGTTGTCGCACCAAACTGCATACGAATTTTTCGGGCTACCATTTCAGCCACTTGCAAACTGCGTTTGCCGTCTTTAAAGTCCCAAACTAACTTGCGTATATCCCATTCACGGGGGGTTGCTTCGTACTTGGTAGGCAAATAATCAAAAAAGTAGTGCATGAACTTAGACCACTGTTCACGGAATTTGGGGTTGTTGCTAATTGTTGCCATATCGCTAAAAATTAAAAGGTTAATACTCGCTTACATCGCTTGCCGCTCCCCCCAGCCAATTTTTTTCCCTTGACTGATTGAGAACATTGACTTTTAATCTCAGCGGACAGGGTGAATTGCACGATTTAAAAAAGTGGTAAATACTACCCGGAGGGTGGAGATTTGGCACTTTTTTGAATCTGTTTTCACCCCCGCATACCTTTGTCAATGTTTCAATCAGTTAAGGGAAAATGAAAAAATACCGCTCTCCCGGCTTCAGCCGGGGTTTTGCGTTAGGGATAGAAGAGGAAAGCCCGGAGCTTGCGAGGACTTGAAACGGATAGCCCGGACCTGAAGGGGAACGCCCAAATAAAATTTAGAATTTAAAACTACCCTGAACTAATAAAAATTTCTTAAAAGAGGAAAAATGGCAAGGAAAAGAGCTTTGAATAGTAACATTTCACAAAGAAATTACCTACTTTTGTAG
This Bacteroides acidifaciens DNA region includes the following protein-coding sequences:
- a CDS encoding nucleotidyl transferase AbiEii/AbiGii toxin family protein, with translation MANIDDIKRLTLRALMADDILMQGLVLKGGNALQLAYDIINRGSIDIDFSMEREFSEKDFDRLTRVFGELLNNEFAQIGLVAYDVKFIQKPKSGSIPEWKGYMLEFKLIEKEKFDQFGEDIGAIRRNSIKVNDQSTRYTVDISSYEYVDGAVNKDIDGLILRVYTPEMILIEKVRALCQTMDKYKDIVNSARPKERARDLYDIWMITQHFAQLNLTDDLFRNIFGAKRVPLSFLKDFEDLRERNRANWDVVKQTINSDQELQDYDYYFDFVKDLINPFKDLSDNTASIGPKAP
- a CDS encoding ParA family protein, producing the protein MAKVIAIINHKGGVGKTATTANLGAALKMRGHKVLLVDMDAQANLTESLGISTELDNTIYQAMRGKMPLPIIKNEDGLDIVPSCLDMSAIEMEIIQKYAREQIVHKLIEPIRNDYDYILIDCPPSLSILTINAMTAANCVIIPVEAEYLAMRGMGRLTNVINDVKCNMNPGLYIAGILITLYDGRKNFNQDIRDIIRETFQGDVFDTAIRNNVSIGEATAAKHDIFHYAPKSSGAEDYNAFCEEFLERESKRIN
- a CDS encoding immunoglobulin-like domain-containing protein, with translation MKTNILCIFAFLLFMYGCTSKQRKEAVINSKNDTTQIDVITNYELEDCNLLYTEALPSNYQGTEISMNTEYKSYPSDIRYLSIYVYNPTNTVLDFGRDWIIEIWDGNKWESPKMKKDLIWFSDGFSIPKTHIVYCFRYPIAEYYILSKGKYRIIKTFHQDMKEVQLKAEFKIE
- a CDS encoding SLOG family protein; the encoded protein is MQGVETYQMTTSDLFGEETIFRYQYEHPNGKYFKATGSTLQECRVQRNQWLKAYSVAFTGHRTPRILASAGNNKHILEMLTLRTRTHLHTLCVAGYHTYLCGMSEGFDLMAAEQVNILKTLFDGVRLIAVVPFRGQEACFSLNDQKRYYQILEEADETVILSDTYFEGCFTKRNDYLLRYAGRVLACFDGAFYGGTAYTVRKATMKGILIDNIF
- a CDS encoding RadC family protein produces the protein MKTIFEINDTFRVMDNSELVYTLTDSLKMKQEQRKYDAMGLTDFSLSDLLETLTPARKKVAYAAIELYKRLREGADERKSIRSSIDIFNLMYPVLCDIETEEFWIILLNQASKVIRKVRISCGGITGTAADMRVIMKQAVQYDATSFIMVHNHPSGNIRPSREDDSLTEVAFKAGKVMNIPLVDHVIIAGNEGEKYYSYSDEGRIV